One genomic segment of Dehalococcoidales bacterium includes these proteins:
- a CDS encoding putative quinol monooxygenase: protein MIVLVAVLQVAEGKGNEVVEEFKKLVPTVLQDPGTISYNINQAADNPDKVMVYEKYEDMDALKYHGQTEHFKAFGQATRSLFAGRPEITLYNEVV from the coding sequence ATGATAGTCTTGGTAGCAGTATTGCAGGTAGCCGAAGGCAAGGGAAACGAGGTGGTTGAAGAGTTCAAGAAGCTCGTGCCCACAGTCCTTCAGGACCCCGGTACAATCTCCTACAACATCAACCAGGCGGCAGACAACCCGGACAAGGTAATGGTCTACGAGAAGTACGAGGACATGGATGCCCTGAAATACCACGGCCAGACCGAGCACTTCAAAGCATTCGGGCAGGCCACACGCTCCCTTTTTGCCGGGCGCCCCGAAATCACACTTTACAACGAGGTCGTCTAG
- the ychF gene encoding redox-regulated ATPase YchF: MSLTCGLVGLTACGKTTIYNAVTASGAAHYDGSKMHRVIVNVPDPRIQALAKLYNPAKIVPATMQLVDIPGLATNSANKPGHSTRLLKHIKDVDTLLHVIRCFEAADTFPRHDNIDPVRDVETIDLELMVADSQTLQKKIARLSKKVRAGDSDAIRQVADCEKIKRGLDQGIPARRQRLDDKELNSIRECNLVSLKPVLYIANVKSMGNDGNDYVKALQTIIDADSSEAITICGRDEADISQLDPVDRQEFLAELGLQESSMMRLLQAAYRKLGLVNFFTVGEDEVRAWTCHRGDKAPVAAGKIHTDMERGFIRMEVIPCNDLLELGSEAAVIKAGKQRIEGKTYEIQEGDVTVVLFNIS, translated from the coding sequence ATGAGTTTAACCTGTGGACTGGTAGGTCTTACTGCTTGCGGTAAGACTACTATTTATAACGCTGTTACCGCCTCCGGAGCGGCACATTATGATGGTTCTAAGATGCATAGAGTCATTGTTAATGTGCCTGACCCACGTATTCAGGCACTGGCAAAGTTATATAATCCTGCCAAAATTGTTCCGGCTACTATGCAACTCGTAGATATTCCCGGTCTCGCTACCAACTCCGCTAACAAGCCAGGACACAGCACAAGACTGCTTAAACATATCAAAGATGTTGATACCTTGCTGCACGTAATACGGTGTTTTGAAGCGGCGGACACCTTTCCCCGGCATGATAATATCGACCCCGTGCGGGATGTAGAGACCATAGACCTTGAATTGATGGTAGCTGATAGTCAGACACTACAAAAAAAGATTGCCCGCTTGTCCAAGAAAGTGCGAGCAGGCGATAGTGATGCCATTCGTCAGGTAGCTGACTGTGAAAAAATAAAAAGGGGATTGGACCAGGGAATACCTGCTCGCCGGCAAAGATTGGACGATAAGGAACTGAACAGTATCCGTGAATGCAATCTGGTCTCGCTCAAACCCGTGCTATACATTGCCAATGTGAAGTCTATGGGAAACGATGGAAACGACTATGTTAAAGCGCTTCAGACTATAATTGATGCCGATAGCTCTGAGGCTATTACCATCTGTGGCCGTGATGAAGCTGATATTAGCCAACTTGACCCCGTAGACCGTCAGGAATTTTTAGCTGAGCTTGGCTTGCAGGAATCATCCATGATGCGATTACTACAAGCCGCGTACCGAAAACTTGGACTGGTGAATTTCTTTACCGTTGGCGAGGATGAGGTCCGTGCCTGGACATGCCACAGAGGAGATAAAGCCCCAGTTGCTGCAGGTAAGATTCATACGGATATGGAGAGAGGATTCATACGGATGGAAGTGATACCCTGTAATGACTTGCTTGAACTCGGCAGTGAGGCTGCTGTAATCAAGGCTGGTAAGCAACGTATCGAGGGTAAGACCTACGAAATCCAGGAGGGTGATGTCACGGTGGTGCTTTTTAATATCAGTTAA